One Mycolicibacterium pulveris genomic region harbors:
- a CDS encoding dihydrofolate reductase family protein, producing the protein MATVYYTASSLDGYIVDEADSLDWLTSRDIDQAGPFNYDTFIESIGAIVMGAATYEWIVKNQPGQWMYEQPSWVLTSRPQIVAKGHPVQTFDGDVTEMHPTLVSAADGKDVWVVGGGNVAAQFVAEGLVDEMIVSYAPCSLGGGSRVLPIPSEWVLAESAVNRDFVCARWRKA; encoded by the coding sequence ATGGCGACCGTGTACTACACCGCTTCCAGCCTCGACGGCTACATCGTCGATGAGGCCGACAGCCTGGACTGGTTGACCTCGCGTGACATCGACCAGGCCGGGCCGTTCAACTACGACACCTTCATCGAGTCGATCGGCGCAATCGTGATGGGCGCGGCTACCTACGAGTGGATCGTGAAAAACCAACCAGGCCAATGGATGTACGAGCAGCCCAGCTGGGTGTTGACAAGCCGCCCACAGATCGTTGCCAAGGGACATCCGGTGCAGACGTTCGACGGCGACGTCACCGAGATGCACCCGACGCTGGTGTCCGCCGCCGACGGAAAGGACGTGTGGGTGGTCGGCGGCGGCAACGTCGCCGCGCAGTTCGTCGCCGAGGGCCTGGTCGACGAGATGATCGTCAGTTACGCCCCGTGCTCGCTCGGCGGCGGCTCGCGGGTTCTGCCCATCCCGTCGGAGTGGGTGCTGGCTGAGTCCGCCGTCAACAGGGACTTCGTCTGCGCGCGGTGGCGCAAGGCCTAG
- a CDS encoding TetR/AcrR family transcriptional regulator codes for MLVSAAAVLRERGVAGVTIDEVLARSGAPRGSVYYHFPGGRNQILTEALQYAGDAITEVMDDAAAKGGMYLVRQFVEFWEQLLVKSDFAAGCPVAAAAVGSVDDEPQLTSIAGGIFTHWRHALTRAFVSDGFDEAESASLAIMCIASLEGAVVLCRSTRSVDSLDDVARQVEFLIKSREFIRRHGVPEHR; via the coding sequence ATGCTCGTCAGCGCCGCCGCGGTGCTGCGTGAGCGCGGGGTCGCGGGCGTCACGATCGACGAGGTGCTCGCCCGCAGCGGAGCACCGCGCGGATCGGTCTACTACCACTTTCCCGGGGGCCGCAACCAGATCCTGACCGAAGCGCTGCAGTACGCCGGTGACGCGATCACCGAGGTGATGGACGATGCCGCGGCCAAGGGCGGGATGTATCTCGTGCGGCAGTTCGTCGAGTTCTGGGAACAGCTGCTCGTCAAGAGTGACTTCGCCGCAGGCTGTCCGGTTGCCGCGGCAGCGGTCGGATCTGTCGATGACGAGCCGCAGTTGACCTCGATCGCCGGCGGAATCTTCACCCATTGGCGCCACGCGCTCACCCGCGCGTTCGTTTCGGACGGGTTCGACGAGGCCGAGTCAGCTTCGTTGGCGATCATGTGCATCGCCTCGCTGGAGGGCGCTGTGGTGCTGTGCCGCTCCACGCGCAGCGTCGACTCGCTGGATGATGTCGCGCGGCAGGTCGAATTCCTGATCAAGTCAAGGGAATTCATCCGTCGCCACGGGGTTCCGGAGCACCGCTAG